The genomic window CGGTCTCGGTGGCCTTCCCCTCGCGACACCGGCCACCGCCCGCGTCTACCGCGAAGGGTATGGTCGGTGCTGGGGCGCGGCGTTCTCGAGCCACGTCTCGGCCAACACGTCGACCCGCTTCAAGGCGAAGAGCGACTGACGCCCCGGCCGGGCGTCGTGCCGATCGCTACGACGACGCGCGCACCGGACGTGACGCACTTCGTGGACGGGCATTCCGAGCGCCACCCCTGGACACGGGACCCGCACGCGGACGAGAATCCACACCATGACGGCGACGACGTGGCGGCTCTATTCGTGCGACGATCACCTCGATCTGTGGAACCTGCCGAAGGACGTGTGGCAGGAGCGGCTGCCGGCGCGCCTGCGCGAGCGCGGGCCGCGCGTCGAGCAGAGCGGCGGCGGCAGCGCGTGGTGGACCTGCGACGGCAACGTCATCGGCATGTACGGCCTGAGTGGCCAGATGAAGGAGTACAGCGCGACGAGCCGCGTCCCCGAGATCGAGGACGACGGGCTGCGGCCGTCGAATCCGAAGCTGCGCCTCGAGGACATGGAGCGCGACGGCGTCTACGCGTCGGTGATCTACGGACCGAACCTCTTCGGCCTGCCGATCGCCGATCCCGAGCTGAAGGGCGCGTGCCTCGCGGCGTACAACGACTGGGCGACGGAGTTCAATCGCTTCGAGCCCGGCCGTCTCTCCGTGCTGCCCGTGCTGCCGACGCACTCGCCCGACGCGGCGACCGCCGAGCTCGAGCGCGCCGCCAAGCACGCGCATCGCGGCGTCATCATCAGCCCGTTCGAGTTCCGCTGCACCGATCCCGAGTGGACGCGCTTCTGGGACGCCGCCGAGGCGACGGGGCTGCCGGTGAGCTTCCACATCGGCCAGGGGACCTCGCAGGTGCGCGTGGCGCCGGGGAGCTGGGAGCTGGCCGCGTTCTCGGCCGTCGGGCCGATCCAGCTCGACGAGCCGCTCGCCATGATGGTCTACTCCGGCGTGCTCGAGCAGCGGCCGAAGCTCCGGCTCGTGCTCGCCGAGTCGGGCATCGGCTGGCTTCCGTACTTCATTCGCCGCATGGACGCCGCGGGCGAGAAGCACACGCCGAAGGCGCAGGACTACAGGCTGCGGGCGAAGCCGAGCGAGATCTTCGCGCGCCAGGTCTACGCCACCTTCGAGGAGGAGCCGCTCGGCCCCGAGCTGCTGCGCCTGCTCGACCCCGACAACTTCATGTGGGCGTCGGACTACCCGCACCCCGACAGCACCTTCCCGCACTCGCGCGAGGCGATCGCGCACGCGTTCGCCGGGCTGGATCCCGCCTTCACCGAGAAGGTGACCGCGACCAACTGCAAACGCCTGTACGGGTTCGTCTGAGCCATGACGCCCGTCATCGTCGAGGCCGCCATCAACGGCGCGACGCCGAAGGCGCGGAATCCCTCCGTCCCGACGGCGCCCGACGAGATCGCGCGCGAGGCGGTCGCGTGCATGCAGGCCGGCGCCGCCATCGTCCACAACCACATCGACGACTTCTCGCTCGGCGGCACGGAGGCGGCGGAGCGCTACCTCGCCGGCTGGCGGCCGGTCGTCCGCGAGCGGCCCGACGCCATCCTCTATTGCACGGTGGCGCTCGGCGGCGGGGTCGAGGCGCGCTACTCGCACGTGCCGCCGCTCGCGGCCTCGGGCCTGATGCGCATGGGTGTCCTCGATCCGGGGTCGGTGAACCTCGGCTCGGCCGGCGACGACGGCCTGCCCGGCGGCTTCGACTTCGTCTACTCGCACTCCTACGGCGACGTTCGCCACGTCGTGGCCCAGCTCCACGAGTGCCGGCTCGGCCCGAGCATCTCGATCTTCGAGCCGGGCTTCCTGCGCACGGCGCTCGTCTACCACCGCCAGGGCAAGCTCCCGCGCGGCGCGTTCGTGAAGCTCTACTTCGGCGGCGACGCGAGCTACCTGGGCGGCGGGGCGAGCGGCGTCACCTTCGGCCTGCCGCCGACCCGCAAAGCCCTCGATGCGTACCTGGAGATGTTGGACGGCTGCGAGCTGCCATGGGCGGTCGCGGTCATCGGCGGCGACGTGGTCGAGAGCGGGCTCGCGCGCCTGGCGCTCGAGCGCGGCGGGCACGTGCGCGTCGGCCTCGAGGACTACGCCGGCCCGCGCACACCGGCGAACGTCGAGCTCGTCCGCGAGGTCGCGGCGCTCGCGACGAAGGTGGGACGCCCGCTCGCCTCGCCCGGCGAGGCGGCGCGGCTCCTCGGCCTGCCGCGCTAGGAGCGATCGATGTCGATCCGCGTCGAGACGCCGGCGGGCAAAGAGGAGCTGACGGAGTTCGTGCGCTTCCACGATCGCGTCTACGAGGGACGCGGTGCGCACTGGCCTGCGTTCGTCCCGCTCGAGCTGCCGATCCTCATGGGCGACAGCCCGTTCTGCGAGGACCGCCGCCTGCGACCGCTGATCGCACGGGACGGCACGGACGTCGTCGCCCGCGGTCTCGCGGTCATGGACGAGCGCTACCGGCGGCACTGGAACGAGCGCATCGGACACGTCGTCATGTTCGAGGCGCTGCCGGGCACGCGCAGCGCGGTGCGGGCACTCATGGACGCCGCGTGCGAGTGGCTCGCCTCCGAGGGCGCCGTCGCGGCGCGCGCCGGCTTCGGCGTGATGGACATGCCGTTCGTGATCGACGCCTACGACACGCTGCCGCCGACGATCCTGCGGCACAATCCCGCGTACTACCACGCGCTCCTGAAGGACGCGGGCTTCGAATCCGAGCAGGGTTTCGTCGACTACAAGATCACCGTGCGGCCCGAGCTGGTGGGGCGCTGGGAGAGCGCGCTCGCGGCGGTGCGGCGGTCGGGCTACCGCATCGTGCCGCTGCGCGACGTGCCGGAGGACGATCGCGCGAAGCTCTCGACCGAGCTCTTCAACGACACCTTCAAGGCACACTGGGGCATCACGCCGGCGACGGTCGGCGAGCAGGTGCTATTGTTCAGGCTCTTCGAGCCGCTCGGCCACCTCGATACGTGCGTCGTCGCCTACGAGGGCGACCAGCCGGTGGGGCAGGTGACGGTCGTGCCCGAGGGGAGCGCCATGGCCGCGCTCGCGCCGGGTCGCACGCTCGCCGACGCCGAGAAGCTCAACTGGCTCGGCATCGGCGTGCGCGAGGTCGCGCGCGGCCGCGGCGTCAACCTCGCCATGGCGGCGCATGCCTACCTGGAGCTCGTGCGGCGCGGCGCGACGCACGTGAGCTACACGCTCGTCCTCGACGACAACTGGCCGTCGCGCCGGACCGCCGAGAAGCTCGGCGCGGAGGTGTGCGCGAGCTACCTCGCGTATCGGCGCGACCTCAATTAGCCGAGCCAAGACCATGTCTTGGCTCGGGGGCGACGCGAGAGTGTGGCGTTGGTGGCACGCGCGACCGGCATGTCGCGGCCAGCAAAGCTGGCGCGACAGGCTTGGTACGCCCGCGGTACGGCGAGTGCGATGGGCGCGTCGGCGTTCGTGTCGTTCCACGACCCAAGATGTCGTCTCGGGTCGGTTGCGTTGCGCGGTGGGAACCTGATCCGCGACGCGGAGATCCGCCTCGAGCCCGAGCGGGTCGCGGCGCCGGCCGAGGTGACGCGCGCGGCGGCTGCGCACCTCGGCGTCGACCCGGACGCGATCCGGCACGTGACGGTCCTGCGCCGCTCGATCGACGCGCGGCGCCGCCCGCCGGTCTACGTCGTCCGGGCCCGCGTCTGGATCGACGAGGCCCCGGCGCCCGAGCGTCCGTGGGAGCTGCCGCTGCGCGACGTGCGCGGCGCGCGGCCCGCGGTCGTCGTCGGCGGTGGGCCGGCCGGGCTCTTCGCGGCCCTTCGTCTCATCGAGGGCGGCGTGCGGCCGATCGTCCTCGAGCGCGGTCGGGACGTGCGGGGCCGCCGGCGCGACGTGGCGCGCCTCGCGCGCGACGGCATCGTCGATCCCGAGAGCAACTACTGCTTCGGCGAGGGCGGCGCGGGAACCTTCTCGGACGGGAAGCTCTACACGCGCTCGTCC from Candidatus Eisenbacteria bacterium includes these protein-coding regions:
- a CDS encoding 3-keto-5-aminohexanoate cleavage protein, whose translation is MTPVIVEAAINGATPKARNPSVPTAPDEIAREAVACMQAGAAIVHNHIDDFSLGGTEAAERYLAGWRPVVRERPDAILYCTVALGGGVEARYSHVPPLAASGLMRMGVLDPGSVNLGSAGDDGLPGGFDFVYSHSYGDVRHVVAQLHECRLGPSISIFEPGFLRTALVYHRQGKLPRGAFVKLYFGGDASYLGGGASGVTFGLPPTRKALDAYLEMLDGCELPWAVAVIGGDVVESGLARLALERGGHVRVGLEDYAGPRTPANVELVREVAALATKVGRPLASPGEAARLLGLPR
- a CDS encoding amidohydrolase family protein, whose product is MTATTWRLYSCDDHLDLWNLPKDVWQERLPARLRERGPRVEQSGGGSAWWTCDGNVIGMYGLSGQMKEYSATSRVPEIEDDGLRPSNPKLRLEDMERDGVYASVIYGPNLFGLPIADPELKGACLAAYNDWATEFNRFEPGRLSVLPVLPTHSPDAATAELERAAKHAHRGVIISPFEFRCTDPEWTRFWDAAEATGLPVSFHIGQGTSQVRVAPGSWELAAFSAVGPIQLDEPLAMMVYSGVLEQRPKLRLVLAESGIGWLPYFIRRMDAAGEKHTPKAQDYRLRAKPSEIFARQVYATFEEEPLGPELLRLLDPDNFMWASDYPHPDSTFPHSREAIAHAFAGLDPAFTEKVTATNCKRLYGFV
- a CDS encoding GNAT family N-acetyltransferase; translation: MSIRVETPAGKEELTEFVRFHDRVYEGRGAHWPAFVPLELPILMGDSPFCEDRRLRPLIARDGTDVVARGLAVMDERYRRHWNERIGHVVMFEALPGTRSAVRALMDAACEWLASEGAVAARAGFGVMDMPFVIDAYDTLPPTILRHNPAYYHALLKDAGFESEQGFVDYKITVRPELVGRWESALAAVRRSGYRIVPLRDVPEDDRAKLSTELFNDTFKAHWGITPATVGEQVLLFRLFEPLGHLDTCVVAYEGDQPVGQVTVVPEGSAMAALAPGRTLADAEKLNWLGIGVREVARGRGVNLAMAAHAYLELVRRGATHVSYTLVLDDNWPSRRTAEKLGAEVCASYLAYRRDLN